The genomic stretch ttttgtataatagtaTAGTTTTATCATCTTTCAACCACCATTATATGGgcttaaattaaactaaaatatcgCACTTTTCTAAACGTTATATGCTGCATTCTTATCGAGGAACATGTGTCAAAAAGACTTCAACGACGTCCCTTAATGAtgtattatgtatttttaaactAACATTATGATTATGAATCAAAATTTTATCTCTCATTAAAGTACTCTAAGATAAGTTGAGAACACAAATTTCCTAtccaaattatattttgaatccgCCGGCAATGGTTGAtcaattattgatatttattgTACTAGTATTATATTAGTATTACTCCTACGCAGTCATTTTGTTATTCAAGGTCTACTGCTATAAAtccaacatttatttttcacaagcatggtcaattttatagtactcctcGGACCATCCCCACACATCTAAAAATAAACGTATTTCACGCTTGGTTAAAGAaaattattcctttcaatttatTGCACTTCCAAATTTTAAACACATAACATGAAGCAATTTTTTTCCAacacatattatttaataaaggGATATCGGTCTCTAAAATCATCAAAATTAGGCCAAGATTTAGTATTTCCCAATAACTTAAAAAATGGTCTAAAATATAACAAACTTTACACTTAATTTGTttgttagtactactatttcccATGGCAGGTCAATCACCATATCCAACCAACTTCCGAGCATTTTTTATCTTACTTGGCACTTTCTAAATCATTGTGATTTTCAACGTAGCTTTTCAACGTATatctaaaatattataaacacttCACGGTTGCCCACGTATAATAagattttttctaaaatatcatatttgTGCTGAGTtgtgaaataataataaaatgtaaagtttgtgatactTTAGACTATTTTTAATGTTCTTGGGAAAAACTAATATTtggaaagtttcatgatattatatgTCAAGATCACTTCAATTTAgaatataaacaaaacaaaacacataatgaAAAATGGAGGGAAACACGCAGATTGTATCAAAAGACTACGTGAAGGGTTTGATAAAGGAATTAAATTTGATTCTGAAAACCTCATAAATCAAACAGAATATTCCCAACGGTGCCTTTTTGGTGAAGGAAAAGGGAAACACGGACCTCACcggggggcaaaagagtcaatATAACTGCGCTTCACCGGGGGTAAAATTAGGGTTGGCCCGATTTGTTTGACTCCTAATtcaacacttcattgattattttataatatagataactaaaaaaaataactttcaattttatattaaatatataaattatatactaaattttattaatataataatagataaaataaattggaaacttcaaattcactaagaaaaacatttaaaattctaaaatatgctttgaaatttcttgatatttatgttttattttgcataaatctccGTAGTATTTAATCgtgtttatgtttgaatttaagtatctcaaattcaatattattaaatgttttacatttaataaatataactaattttcaatattatttgaTTGATCACATGTTAAATTTATCGGTAGAAaccgattaacccgttgggctagcccgaaacccgagtttttagggttagggtttaacTTCTATAACCTgaaaaaaaccactacttgATTAGCCCGCACCTGAGTGACCCATAACTCGGGCAAGGTTGGCCTGAAACCCCGCtgggccgacccgattgacatccctaccagAGACGTCTATGGAAGTTAAAATTCAGAAATCTCGTATTTTGActaagttttataataaatatattaaatagaaaatgaaataatgagagccatgaatagtgaagggaAGAGATAAATAAGAAATGGAGGATTGGAGGTGCTACCTGtttaaattaataacaatacatcaaattcatgatcatatatttataattcatgATTATAACCTTATTTAAGTCATTCATTGTTTCCGATGGTAAAAACAGAATTACTCACGAGAAACCACCACCAACAGCTTCCCTACGTTGCGACCGGAGTATAAGCCAAAGAGAGCCCCAGGCGCGCTTTCAATGCCTTCGGCTATGTCTTCGACGTATGTGATCTTCTCTTCCTTGATTAGAGGCACAACCATCTCCAGGAACTTGGGGTAGAGATGGTAGTGGTCGCTAGTGAAAAATCCTTCCATATGGACCCGTTTTACTAATGCGTTAATCAAGTTGTGGACGCCTTCGGGCTGCTCAAGGCTGTTGTATTGGGAGATCATCCCACAAAGCGCAACACGGCCGTTGAGTCTCATGCTGTTTAGCACCGCTTCGAGCATCTTCCCTCCCACGTTGTCAAAGTAGATGTCGATGCCATCGGGGAAGTACCTAATTAAcaacaacacaaatttgtgAGTATTATCTACATAACGATAAATTGCCggaaaaactataaaatttggtcaaattctttcaaaaaactaaccaaaaaaattatatatttggatTTGTTATCCACAGTCGTGGGATGATTGTGAACTGATCCATACTTGGTGGTTTTCTCAGCTGATTTACCAAACTTCGCGGTTTTTTGCTAGTTTTTATGAAATTTGTGTTGAATACAAAAGGATTCTTTTGTTATATAAGAACACaaatatgtgtattgtgtgttaaattactaactattcTTCAATGTTAATCAAGTATACACATTTTTATAGCAATGATAGAACCTCTTCAACGCTGCATTATAGTCTTGCTCTTCTTTTTAGTTGAATGCTTCGTCAAACCTGAATTTGTTCTTCAAGAGATCGACCTTCATCAATGCAAAAGCCGACTTGTTCAtcaaatgtgaaacataaacttGCCACAgaagaaaaatatcacataaatcGACAACCAATCTAGCCAACAATCTAATAAGTTTTCGATAAGCCATTAGATTCTGACCTTTTCTTTGCTCCCCGCACTCCCAACAACGTAACACCCTGCGATCTTTGCAAACTGACCAACGAGCTGACCAACAGCTCCGGATGCAGCAGAGACATACACAGTTTCCCCCTTTTTGGGAGAGCAAAACTTGAAAAAACCAACATAAGCTGTCATGCCAGGCATGCCTAAAATGATAACGCGAAACACGTTGATTTTCAGTCTCAAGTTAGTACATCTCCTACTGTTTTTTTTCAGAAACTATCAAGATAAACGCTACAAATCCAGCATTTCCCAATCTATTAATTCAAGCAGATATAGTTCATCAACAACTCGTTTTCGTTAACAGTTTAACTGCATACATAACTTCTGCAGAATCACAAACAACTAGTTCTAGTCAGACAAATAGCACTAGGAAGCAGGAATCATGCGTGAAATTTGAAGTCGATAATCACAAGGGGCTCGAGAAACTCACCAAGAATCCctataaaataagagaggggCAAATCTTTATCTTGAACCTTAAACAATTGGTCTGGATCTTTAATAAGGCTATACTCCTCCCAGCCAGTAAACCCCCAAACTAGCTCGCCCGTCTTGAAATTTGGATGAGACGAATCCAGTACTTTCGACACTCCAAATCCATAAATAGGCTGTCACCAGAAAAAggtcaacaaacacaaaaaaagaTGCAACCAACATTGCATCAATGGAAagataacattttttatttctttccccaAAATCTCAAACTATTCATCAAACAAGACCTCTGCAGAAACATCAAAAAGACATAACAAACATTTTATCAATAGAAAGATACAGTTTATAATTTTCTCCCCGAAATCTCAAACTATTcatcaaatgaaaaaaatactactgtTATATTCCAATGAGATCATCTACACAATATTGTATTAtaagtgtatttttttaataaaataaaaattaagggCCCCAATTTAAATCAAGACATGTATAACAAATTCTATTCCAACcagaagaaaaattaatttcaacaagaaaaatttcacttaaaaaaactaaacttacAGAATCCAGCGTGAAAGAAGGTAAATCGAGCTCCTGATTCTTCATGAGGGCAAGAATAAAAGGATCGATGGACAAGTAGAGATTCTTCACCAAAACGGCGCCGTCGCAACCGCTGGGAATTTTGagctgaattttggaagttctCAGCGACAAATCGGATTCTTTCACAGATGTTTTGACATAGTTGCTGAGTATCACTTGCTTGTTGCTAATTTCCTCACCCATTTTGCCGTTGATTCTGGTGGAATTCTGGTGTTCAGCTTCATTGTTTTATATCTGAAAATCCCTAGAAAAGCTCTTGGCTAATGGAGTAGAAGTTTTGGGTTGTGTGTAGTAGCGGCGCCTCTGCTAGGTGAGAATCATAGGGAGCTCTAATTTTCTATGGAGGGAcgtcttttttttaatattattttagatcagtgaactttaaaaatataacttCAGGTCCGTCAACCGTGAGTTAATATCAGTcgaagtacttttttactattttcaagttttttggatgaaaataccctcaatcatatttttaattaacttatcacatactcatatgGTTTTtgtaaatgataataaataactaaagtggacatatgataaagtaagagagagaataacgtagaagagagtctacattattctctatcttactttaccctttattcattaattatttattactccctccgtccatgaaacgttttccagtttttccattttggtccgtccgtgaaatgttgtccactttgctattattttacttttttggtaaatggttctcatattccactgactcattacactcacattctattataaattcAATATGTAAATATgggacctacattccactaacttctttcactcacttttctttacatttctcaaaacacgTGCCGAAtcaaacatggacaacattttgcggaaggaggaagtatcatatcaatTAAGTGTCCTCGCTTCTGGTCCTAACCTATATAGttcaattcatatttaacatgttaatcaagtcaatccatatttaactcattcataaagtcaaaatgagattaattaaccattaattattaacaaaattagtattttaatatggCCAAGACATATAACCAGATCTAGGAATGAACGGCGATTGGGGTCGAGGGGGGCCGACCGCCCCACCGCCGGCCAATGAATACCGCCAGAATCAAGCTTCTGTCGTTGTGCTTCAAGTCTTCGACCCAACGATGTAGAAAGAATAGCAGATATGCAACGGCTAATGAAAAGGAGAGTGTTAATCAAGGATCAATTGAgaatttatactatatttattggAGGCTATGAAGAAACTACACGTTATGGCTTAATAAAGTGTTAATTTAGGCGCTATAAAGTTATTCATGAAGGTATTAAGACACTAAATGTTctagtgtattttttttcatagtcATAACATAATTACATCACTTTATCTGTGTTCATGGATTAATGTGAAAATCACATTTTATGTGAGAATcgagaataatattttgaatgtatAAACTTGGATAATTCACGGTAAAAATTAACcgtatgaaaataatatatttattcgtGACTAGTGGGATTTTAATCCATATCTTTcacttaatttaatatataaaaacggcaaactataaacaaagttcaagaaacaaaagaaaaatataagtagggttgaatttaatatacatcacatttattaaaaatccctTCTATGGATGTGCCTCTCTCCTATTACACTGGAATTCTTGGTAAATTTGTTTGTCAAATTAGCCGCCGTATGTATCGTGTCAGTGCATATTATTGTAGGATAATTTgcctataaatttataaattttcatcaaaatatagtttttgcatacagactttacaattcatatgtaaattatcaaactattaatttgttctattttgcaaccaaactattaaattcacatgtaaacgatcaaactattaatttgttctgattttacaaccaaattactgattcgatttgattttgcattttaactattaaatgtgacatcaaccaaaataatgttaaattttatagttaaataattaattggTTGAATTATGGTTATAGAATTATATCAAACCATTTTAAACTCAAAATCTTAATCGgaagcaaaatcagaataaatcaattgtgaaatacgtgttttaaaatgttaacaataataacacataaccacatcatacacGCATCGCTAACAAAAGTATTAGACTTAAGTAATAatctttaaatgaaattttctgcgTCTATCACTACATTTTTTGACGATCATTTTGTGAAGGTATGGCCGATATCACTGCATATGTTGGATTTTACGAGATTTGCTCTCCAAAAAAGGGTGAACTCGTCTTTATATCGGCTGCATCAGGAGTTGTAGGTTAGCTTGTTGGCCAATTTGCTAAGCTATTTAGGTGTTATGTCGTTGGAAGCGCAGGATCACAACATAATGTCTTTTAATTactcttttaaattaatttataaaaatccattcaccaacttcttttttcaatttgaatttgcaTAATTTGTTGGTGCTTAAATAAATATGGaacataatagtaataattaacataaataaccATACAGTCAAAAGTCAACTCTAATTCAaggtttaaaatattcaataagcattatctttaataaaaaatattaataaaaataacctCAGCAATTATCTTCATACTGAAGCAGCAATTTTCTTTTTGGGGCTGtaattactttatattttttagagttaatttatttatatatattactttgttCAAGGTTGACCTTTTGAAGAACATATTGGGGTTTGATGATGCATTCAACTACAATGAAGAATCGTACCTGAATGAAGCCATAAAgaggtatatatataaagtgacaaaattaattaatttcttttacataTAATTAACTGATCTGACCATATAGATTATGGGCCAACAAGATATTGGGTCGGGTTGGGCCGGTCCAAtccaaagatatatatatacatatagccCATATGGCCCTGGCTAgccacataaataaataaaatatagccCTCGGccgtagaaatataaaaatcatctttattagTTTTGAAACATCACTTGAAAAGACTAGTTAACGacataattgatttatgtttcctaggtgaaataattctgcgacaaattcaaccatcacactaataaaaatatgaaacatc from Salvia splendens isolate huo1 chromosome 15, SspV2, whole genome shotgun sequence encodes the following:
- the LOC121768982 gene encoding (+)-pulegone reductase-like, producing the protein MGEEISNKQVILSNYVKTSVKESDLSLRTSKIQLKIPSGCDGAVLVKNLYLSIDPFILALMKNQELDLPSFTLDSPIYGFGVSKVLDSSHPNFKTGELVWGFTGWEEYSLIKDPDQLFKVQDKDLPLSYFIGILGMPGMTAYVGFFKFCSPKKGETVYVSAASGAVGQLVGQFAKIAGCYVVGSAGSKEKVDLLKNKFGFDEAFNYKEEQDYNAALKRYFPDGIDIYFDNVGGKMLEAVLNNMRLNGRVALCGMISQYNSLEQPEGVHNLINAIVKWVRMEGFFTSDHYHLYPKFLEMVVLLIKEEKITYVEDIAEGIGSALGALFSLYSGRNVGKLLVVVARE